In Actinobacillus equuli, the genomic stretch TTGAGGGAAATACGTTTGAGGGAGTGCAGTGTTTGAGTTTGAGGGAGTTTCTTGGGGGGTTGGGGATTTGGTAAAAAATACCGTCTGAATGTTATTGTTCAGACGGTGATATGTACTTTAAATATGCACATATTTGTAAAATACTTGATTGATCATCATGAAATTTATATAGAAAAAAATAAATGTATTTCTATATTAAACACTTATTCTTTTATTAGAATAACTTAAAAAATCATTCTTTATTAAAGCAATATACTTACTTGATGATGGTTCAAAAAGGTTAAGATAATTAAGTAATCCTAGTAAAGAATCTTTAACTTTTTCCAATTCTTTAAGCGATATTTCTTTATTCTTTATAAAATTTCTCCATTCTCTTAATTTAATTCTACGTTTTTTATAAAGTTCTTCGCTTGCTTCCATTATATCTCCACTAATAAAAATTCCAGTGACAGATTTATTCTCAGTTGAATGTCTTATCTGAGTTTTATTTTTACTAACATTAAATCCATGTTTTTTAATGATCTTCTCAACCACATAAATAACGCTAGAATCAATCTTATCCCCCGAAAAAGAAACATCATCAACCCAAACACTCATTTTTAGATTTTTATCTTTAGCAAACTTATATAAATCATCAAACAATTTCTTATTTACTAAATAAGCTAACCTCATACTTATCTGACTCCCTGTTGGGATGTGGTTATTTATTGAGCACAAATAAGACATAATATCAGATATTTCTGATGAGCATTGCATAGAATATTTAAAAAATGAATAAATTTTATTTCTATTAGTTGATGGAAAAAACTTAGATATATCTACATTCAGTAGCATTTTACAGCCAAAGTGAACTATAGCATTATCATATATGCTACAACCTTTTTTATCAGAGAAAAGGTAATCAGGAGTAATAATTGCTCTTAAATGATGAGCTATTCTATTATGTATACGATATAGAATTCTATATTTCTTAGGAGATTGAATATCTCTATTATTCTCTATTCGAATAGAATAATAACTAGTAGGATTATCTAATATATCTTTTAATTCCTCTTGAGACACTCTTAATATAGATAATAATTTTTTAATTGATACAAGCTTAAAGAATGGGCTTTGATTTAAATCATATTCTTTAGTTTGTCTAATTGGAATTTTTAGAGATTTTCTTCTTATCTTGTTCAATTTTCCATTCCATAATTTTTAGTATTTTATCAGCAATAAAAGTTCTTACATTGTGACTAAATGGTTTTTCATTTTCTAATTGTTCGGAAAACAGTAATATTTGAGATGTTTTTATATCAAAAACAGATGAATATTTATTTAATAATTCCATAGATATGGAATTTTTACCTGATTCTATTTCGGATAGATGAGATGGAGATATACCTAACTTGATAGCCATATCTTTTTGTTTGATATGATTGAATTGTCTAATCAACTTTAATGCTTTAGCTAACATAATATAATTCTCAAAAGTTAGGGGTTTTCAAATCATTAAAAAAACTCCTTTAACTGATTAAAAAAATCAATTAATTTATCAATTACATTAGCAATTTTTGTAATGCATTCAAGTAATGATAATAATTTTTTTACTAAGGATTTTCGCTTGTTTTTATCTTTAGATAAATTTCTGCGACTTTTTTTCTTGATTAACGAATACCAAAGGTTGTGTAACGTATACATTTTCATAAATGCACTCCTGTTATTCCTGCATCCCTTTAAAACACAATGTTTTAAACTTGGCAGTGTCATCGCAATAACAAGTCTGCTTTGATATTCTCAACCCCTAAGATTGAGCAGCTGGCTCAGTCATAAGCCAGCTGCATTACATTTTATGCATTTATATTCTAAATACTTGAATACTTGTGCCCTGTAAATGTTAGGATTTCTCCCAGTTCAAAGGAACTATATATGTAGTACTGACGACATTCAGAAAAATTCACAACGAGCGAATTTTATCAAACACATGAATATTAAGTCAATAAAAATTCGGTAATTGTGAATTTTAATAACATAGATACAGCCGCTAGAGTCTTTATAATATACTCTGTAATCAGAACGAATATATAAATTTCATAAAAAAAACAAGCGGTCGATTTCCAGCAAAACCTTGCAAATCGACCGAACTTTCCCTTTCTCCCTACCAATCCCCCTTCCCCTCAAACTCTTCGACTAAAAAATCCACAAAGCTGCGGATGGTTTGGGGGAGTTGGCGGCGGGAGGGATAGACGGCGTACACTTGATAAGTCGGCATTTGCCAATCGGGTAGCACAATTTGTAGTTGATTGTTTTTGAGCTGTTGTTCAATAAAATATTTAGGCAACATTGCAATGCCACCGTCTGCTAAGGTGAAATTAAGTAATGCCCCTGTGTCGTTGATGGTGAGTTGGCTGGTCAGTTCCAACACGGTTTCTTGCCCGTCTTTGATAAATGTCCACTCTTTTCGGTTTACATTTGCGTGTGCTAAATAACGATGATTAGCTAATTCTTGCGGTGAGTGAATTATGCCGTGCTGAGCTACATAGGTGGGCGTTGCCACTAATAAAGAATGGCAAGTGAATAATGGACGAGCTACAACATTTGGATCGGGGTTGTTAGTAAAACGAACGGCAAGATCGATTCCCTCTTCAACTAAATTTACCATGTTATCCGCCAAAATCAGTTGAATATTCAGCTTCGGATGTTTGGCTAAAAAAGTGCGAATCGCATTGAGCAAATGGGTGCTACCAAATGCTGCATTCGAGGCAATTTTCAACGAGCCTCGTAATTCCCCTCGCTTAGTTAAAAAATCCTGTTCAATAGCCGAGGTTAATTCCGTCATTTTTTTGCAATATTCGACCGCTTGTTCGCCTGCATCAGTCAGCGAAACGTGGCGAGTGGTACGTTGCAAAAGCCGAGCATTAAACCATTCTTCCATAAGGGCAACTGCGCGAGTAACCTTCGGGCGTGAAAGATCCAACCGTTCCGCTGTTGCGGTAAAACTGCCGGTTTCCGCCACCATTAAAAACACTTGAATTGCAGTAATTCTATCCACTTTTCACCCTTATTGTTTCAATTTTTAAAACAATTATATTCAGAAACCAGCCTTTTTCCCATTTTTTATTTCAATATAATGGCAACAGATTATTTGAAACTATTCAAGTCAAGCAAAGGAAAATCAATATGAAAAAATTACTTAAAACTGCAGTAATTTCAACCGCACTTTTAGCCACAACAGCAGCAATGGCACACACCACACCGGAGCAAAATAAGAAGAACGCTCTTGAGTTTTATGAATTAGTGTTTAACCAACACAAAGTACAAGAAGGCACAGACAAATATATCGGCAAAGAATATTTACAGCACAACCCGACCGTAGCGGACGGTGGCAAAGCCTTTGTGGACGCATTTGCGCCGTTCTTAAAAGAACATCCGCAATCTCGTGCTGAAATCAAACGTGTGGTGGCAGAAGGTGATTTAGTGATGTTGCACGTTCATAGCAAGTTAAATCCGCAAGATAAAGGCGAAGCGGTGGTGGATATTTTCCGCTTTGATGAAAACGGTAAAATCGTAGAACACTGGGACGTAATCCAAGCCGTACCAGAAAAAACGGCAAGCGGTCGTTCAATGTTCTAACTTAAATTTAAGGTAACAAGCGGTCGAAAAACAAGGATGTTTTGCGACCATTTTTTTATTGTAAAATATGCAGATAATACGAAAGTGCCTTAGAAACGAACAAAATTCACCGCTTAATGAAATGTTTCGCTTTGAAAAAGAGATGAAAACACCGTGAAAACTGTCGCCCTTATCCTTTACCCAAATTTCAGCTTATTTCATTTTGCCGTGCCACAAATGGTATTTTCCGCAACAGGATTGGCAAATGAGCCGTTATTTGACTTGAAAATTGTGGCGGAACAACCTGAAATCTCGCTTTCAGGCGGTTCAGTAGTGCAAGCCGACAGCGATTTAAGGCTGCTTGAAACCGCTGATATTATTATTGTCCCCGCTTGGAATGATTTTGATGAAAAACCAACTGCAGCATTGCAAACGGCGTTGCAACAAGCAAATGCCCGTGGCGCAATGCTTGTCGGGTTGTGTTTAGGCACTTACGCCTTGGCATATTCAGGTTTATTAGATGGCAAACGGGCGGCAACCCACTGGATGAGTGAGGCGGATTTTCATCAACGTTTTCCACAAGTGCGGTTAGATTTGAACGCACTTTATGTGCAACAAGGCAACCTGATGACATCCGCCGGCACAGCGGCTGGGCTGGATTGTTGTTTGGCAATTGTGCGGGAAATTTATGGTGTAAAAACGAGCCAAGGTTATTGAAGTAGTACGTACTACATAAAGTACGATCAAATTTAGGTAAGAAATACCGTCTGAAAAATAATTCCAGGCGGCGTTTTTTTTATTTCTATTATTCCGTTGATCGTAATATATGTACTGTATGCTAATACACTTGGCATAGCAAAAAAAATCAAAATAAAAGACAGTAGTGGTTCGAAGTGATTGATTTCCTAAGATTGGAACAACAAAGAAATTGAACGAACGAAATTGCTAGAAGTACTAACAAATCACACCATCAGACATGATGAATATTCTTTATACAGCCCTAACTTCCACCACAATTCCCCTCTATTTAAAATCTTAGAAGATTGTTTGAAAATTGGATAAGAAAGTTCGGAAACATAAGCTGTTTAGGTGATATTTGTCATTTTTTATTACACTTTGTAATGAATTCATACATCCACTAATTCCGACTAGTATTCATTCTCTAGCCTCCGTTATAATCAATGTCACCTTAAGCTAAGTTAATTCGATCAAACACAAGGATTGTAAATTATGATTACAGAGACCATCGGAACAAACATTAAAACATTTCGAGAGAAATATAAAATGTCTCAACAAGATCTTGCTGATAAAATGAATATCGCTCGACCTGTCATTTCCAATTGGGAACATGGTAAAACCGAACCTTCATCCTCTCAACTTCTAAAATTAGCGAGAATCTTTGATGCATCAACCGATAAGATTTTAGGTAATACATCGGGCAGACAAGACATTGTGGTAGTCGATACTTCTGCACTGATTAAGCGCCCTTCATTTACAGAAGAATTGCTAGCACAATTTGATGAAGTGATCATTCCTGATATTGTCATTTCTGAACTAAATTACCAAAAAGATAAAGGCAAAGATGGCATGAAACAGAATGCTTGGCTAATAATGGCTAATATTGACAAAATCAAAACAGCAGGAAAAAGTAATCTCGTTATCAGCAAAAATATCAAAACAGACGGTAATAACGATGAAAAAATTGCTGACATTGCGATAAGAAAAGCAAGAGCTAATCCAAGTGCTGATGTTTATCTTTTATCAGATGATATTTATTTTCAATTTTTAGCCTCACATACCAAAAATGTTATTCCAATTACGCCAAAAAATTATTTGCTCCAATTTGGTAATACAAACCAAGATATTGATTTGGTTAAGTCCATTGAATTTTTTGCATTAGTTAAAGCGAATAAATTGGCAGAAGTCAAAGTATTTGATCTCACCCATGTTGATATTAACCTACATGATCCTGACAGCGGATTTACCCCTTTGATTGCCGCAGTCAGAAATAGAAATTTGGAAATGATTAAATTCTTATCAGGATTACCAAATATTGATATGGATAAACAGGATAAATATAAATACTGTTTTTCTGCAATACACCATGCTGCACAACTAAAAGATTTGTCAGTTATCAAACTGTTAGCAACATATCAGACTGATATAGATTTGGGGAGCAGTGGTAAAAATGCAGGAAATACACCACTTATGATTGCTGCTTGGAGTGGCTTTAAAGAAGGTGTGGAATTCTTTTTATCGCAAGGCGCTTGTGCTAATCAGCAAGACAGTAATGGCTTTACGGCATTGATTAAAGCCTGCATTAAAAATAATGCTTCAATTATCAATCAACTGGCAGATAAAACGGACAAACAAATCCGTAGCCGTGAAAATAAGAGAGCAGTAGATTACCTTAATCCCAATAAAATCAACTACCAACAAATACAAAAATTATTTAAGGAAGCCAAATGATAGACCGAGCCTGTATTTCTTTAGGGGAATTGTGTAATTTGAAATGTGCATACTGCCATTTTCAAAATGAAGAAAACGGTAAATTAAGTGGTTTACGTCAAGAATTTACTGGTAATGAGATGATTGTTATTGCCGATAATATTTACCGTTATGTACTTGAAAATGATGTACCCATTTTCAAAATAGGTATTGTTGGTGCGGGTGAAACTTTGTTACAGTTTAAAAAAATTCACACGTTAATTAACTACGTTAAGGAAAAGCAATATACACGGTTGCAATTTTATACGATTACCAACGGCACAGTTTTCAAAAAAGACATGTTGGATTTTTTCTTTGAAAACCAATCACTTATTAAATTAAACATTTCGTTGGATGGATATGAAGAATTACATAATATTGGCAGGGAACGTTTTAAAGATGTGTTTAAAGGTATTGGTAAATATGAAATGCGTTTTAATCAAAAGCCGCCTATTAATTGTACCGTTCATCAAGAAACATTGAAGTACCGTGATGAATTACATGATTTTTTTGTGAACAATCAATTTAAAAACATTACTTTTTCTCGACTTTTTGATTCGCATGATGAAAATTTGGTCGTTTCAGCAGTGGAATTTCGTGATTTCTTAAATTCATTTTCAGGCAGCCAGCTTCAATTACGCCAATTAGATCCTAATAATCAGAAAAAGTATGATTGCACGATGTACGGTAATTTATGTGGTGTTGGTAGAAACAATATTTTTATTACCAAACGCGGCATTTATCCGTGTGGTAGATTTTACGGCAATGAGCAATATAACTATGGTGCATTTAATTTGCCATTAGATACAGTTGAACAACAAATGAAGCAGATGAAGCCGCTTAATGACGGCGAATGCTATTACGATAAATATGCAGGAAACAAAAAAGATGAAAATAGCAGTGTATGGCGTATCGAGATCGGGTAAAGATTACTTGCTTGAACGTGTCGTAGCACATTTGACCGCACAAGGAATATCTGCTGTCCACATTAAAGGTTCAGCAACATTAAATGAACTTTCCAATCAAGAATACGGTATTCCATTAAAGCAGGCTGATGAAGAAAAGAGAACGGTTTTACGCAATCATTTTATTGATATTGTGGAAAAAACTTCATTGACTCACGATGTGGTATTTGTAGATGGGCATTACGCATTTATAGATGAAACGGGTTTTAACACAGTTTTTACAAAAGCCGATAAATACTGTTATGACCATTTTTTCTATTTGGATACTTTAACAAAAAAAATTGTAGAATTTTCTAGAAATGATCCTCGACGACCTCAAGATCTAACAATACAAACAGATAAAATTGCTGCTTGGAAATGTTTTGAAATAAAAGGATTAGGAGCTGCTTGTGATGAGTTAGGCAAAGAGTTGATTATTCTAGATGAAAATACACAAAATTGTATTCAATTTATTACGCATTGGATAACAGATTTCAGTAGATTTGATTATCCCAGCATTGCAAAGCAACTTGTTAATCAGTTTTTAGAAACCAATAAGAAAAAACATTCTGTGGCTGTTTTATTAGATTGCGATAATACTTTATCGGAAAACGATACTACTTATGATTTCTGTGATTTTTTGAATATAGAAAAATCTGCACTGAAACTGATATTTGCAGGAGATAGATACAGCAGTTATCAGTTTTTTCAAGTACAAAATCTGTATCAACAATTTAATAGTGAAGAACTTGAAGAAGCCGTTAAATACGCTGTTCCTAAAATCCAAATCAGTAATAAAGTATGGACATTTGTCAAACAGCAAAATACCAAAGCGTATATTTGTGCTTTAACTTCTGGTGTACAGAATATTTGGCAAAATAAAGCTGATGAACTTGGAGATATAGATAACGTATGGGGCAATGTAACCGATAAAACACAAACATTTTTCGTTACACCGTTATTAAAGAAACACATTACTCTTGCTTTTAAAGCCCGTGGTGTTCAAGTCATTGCTATTGGAGATTCTGTAATTGATATACCAATGTTGAAAGTTGCCGAGCAGGGGTATATTGTCGCCCATAAAAAGCTGAACCAAGCTGTAAGTGAATATTTTTTACGTAATCCCAACTCTCAAATCAAACAGATTTTTGCAACACAATGGCATTATCCTATCAAACAGCTTTTTTATAAGGAAAACTAAAAAATGGGAATTTTTATTTTACAGGAACATTTAGCAGACAATGAAAGCCATTGGATTGAGCGATGTAAAAGCAGTTCAATGGAAACAGGTTATAGGTTAAGGCAAGCACATTATGCTTTGGGTGTACATATGGGGAGTGCTATCTATACCACTAATCCCAACCAATCAAAGTTTGCTGTTTGGATATTGATGCGTGCAGGTTTGCCTTTTGGTTTGGGGATTGCTGATGGCTTGGAAGAGCAAGGATGTGATGTTGCCGTCTATTTTATTGATAAACAAATAGATAATGATACGTTGGCTTCCGTAAATACTAGAACTATTATATTAGCAGATGCGGTTATCAATTCAGGCAAAAGCATTGAACGTATTTGCACAATATTGCCTGAAATTGTTAAGCAATCTATGATTGTTGCTACAACTGTTATGCCAAGTAATGCTGTTTCACAGTTTGAACATTTTAACTTGATGACTGTGCGTGTATCGTCTAATCAATATCAAGGGGCAAAAGTTAATACCATTCAAAATGGTAAAGGTCCTGATACAGGGGATAGATTATTTAACACATTGTGATTTCAATGCTGTCTGAAAAACTTTCAGACGGCATAATCTTTCCTATAAGTAGTCAATAAATGGACTGCTTTTACCCAAAACATAAAATTCAGGTCAATTTCAATCTACTAAAAGAAAAAATGAAAACTGTCGCCCTGATCCTTTACCCACATTTCAGCTTATTTCATTTTGCCGTGCCGCAAATGGTATTTTCCGCAACAGGATTGGCAAATGAACCGTTATTTGATTTGAAAATTGTGGCGGAACAACCTGAAATCTCGCTTTCAGGCGGTTCAGTAGTGCAAGCCGACAGTGATTTAAGTCTGCTTGAAACCGCAGATATTATTATTGTCCCCACTTGGAATGATTTTGATGAAAAACCAACAGCGGCATTGCAAACGGCGTTGCAACAAGCAAATGCCCGTGGCGCAATGCTTGTCGGGTTGTGTTTAGGCACTTACGCCTTGGCATATTCAGGTTTATTAGATGGCAAACGGGCGGCAACCCATTGGATGGGTGAAGCAGATTTTCATCAACGTTTTCCACAAGTGCGGTTAGATTTGAACGCACTTTATGTGCAACAGGGCAACTTGATGACATCCGCCGGCACAGCGGCTGGGCTGGATTGTTGTTTGGCAATTGTGCGGGAAATTTATGGTGTAAAAACGGCTAATCATTTAGCTCGGCTTTTTGTTACGCCGCCTCATCGTGAAGGTGGTCAGGCACAATTTATCGAACAGCCCGTCCCACGCAAAACACCTGATGAAAACATCAACGAACTGCTGGACGACATTCGCAAAAATCTGCAAGCGGTCTATTTTATTGATGAAATTGCAAATCGCCTGTCAATGAGCCGTAGCACCTTTACTCGTCATTTCCGTAAAGCCACGGGGCAATCCTTCGCACAATGGTTGATTGACAGCCGCTTGCAAAAAGCTCGTGATTTACTAGAAAGCACCACTCTATCGATCGAACAAATTGCAGAACAAATCGGCTTCCAAAGTGCGGTCAGTTTCCGACAACATTTCAAACAACGCTTCCACGTCAGCCCAAATGAATGGCGGAGGACTTTTGGGGGGTAAAAATTTAATTACTGTGCTATCTAGTACTGTTTTTAGGACAATAAAAATACGAAAAGAGCGAGCTACGCTAGTTCAAATTGCAAGTAATATCTTCAGTAAAAATTAGTCCCTTAATACAATCATTAATAATCGTAAACATATCTTTGTTCACATCTAATTAATTCCACCAACGTTTAAATTCAAACATAATGCGACCATGTAACAAATATTCCAGCGTGCATGCATACAATATGAAAATACCGAATATCGCAACAGCTATAGCACCCAACCGCCATAAGATGGACGTTTTGGTGTCAAATATTCGACAGATAAAATATATAGCAAGCGGAATGTAAACAACCAATTCAACCAACATCAACATCACAAATAACATGCCCATTTTTATGTCCCTTAATTTTAAATCGATAATTGAATAATATACTAACACCACAAAATGGTACCTAATATACATACAGTTTTGAGTAATTCAGAATAATCGGCATGTCAGCACTCTTCTCTAATAAGGCTAACATCTCACTACTAGCACTAGTGCAATTAATCTCTGCCGTAGCTTAGATTATAATGTTTCGTGTTAAAATTCTGATTATGGGCAGATACCAAGCAGAAAAAGAGATTTACAGAACATTAGGAAAATTAAACCGCTTGTAAATACCTATCAATAAAACCATTCATTACTATCGAACGCTTTTGTTCATTAGTAATGGACGGTTTTGTTTTTTAATGTACAACATAGCAAACCAATAAACGTAATTAGAATAAGTATCTGTTTTGTGTGCTGAGTCACAGCCTAGTGCCTTCTAAGTGGTTGTAGGTTTTCAGTTCATACCCCACACTTTGAATAGAGCATTATTTGGCTCTAGGAATCAGCGCTGATAGAACACAAAGTCAAACTCATGCCGTCTGGAAGTATTTTCAGACAGTATTTCCATTCTACAAGCGGTTAAATTTCCCCAATATTTTACGAGTTCATTTACAAATCTAAATTTATAGATATAATATTCACATCAAATTTTGGAGCGAATATGGAATTAGTCGAAATTTTTAAAGTATTGGCGAATGAACATCGCTTACAAATGTTGCGTTGGATTAAGTCGCCCGAGCAACATTTTCGTGGGGCGGAGTTTACTGCTGATGCGATTGCAGCTGATGGTGGCGTGTGTGTGCAAGCGATTACGATTAAGTCGGGTTTGGCGCAATCCGTAGTATCAGGTTATTTAAATAGTCTGAAAAAAGCTGGGCTAGTGGAAATAAGCCGTTCAGGCAAGTGGACGTATTACCGCTACAATGCTGAAAAAATCGAGCGATTTCTAACCGCTCTTCGTGTTGCGATTTAACTGAAAACGCCGTTATTTGGCGTTTTTTTAAAGCCAAGACATATCTATATTTTTAGATTTAAAGAAATAAGGATTCATTATGAAAATTGAAATTTGGTCTGATTACGCTTGCCCATTCTGCTATATAGGCAAACGTCATTTGGAAGTAGCATTGAGCCAGTTTGCCCACGCTGAGAACGTTGAAATCGTACATAAAGCTTTTGAACTAGACCCAACTGCGTCAAATGAAGTTACCACGACAACACAGCAACGTATTAAACGCAAATACGGTAGAACACCTGCAAATGCGAGAGCATTTATCCGCCACGTGGAAGCCACAGCCCAAAAGGCTGGTTTAGAGATGAAATACGAAACGGTGCAAAACACCAACACTTTTGATGCACACCGTTTGACCAAATTAGCAGAAAGTTTAGGCAAAGCCGATGTGATGAACGAGCGTTTAATGTACGCTTATTTCACTGAAAATCTGGCTCTTGCGGAACGTAAAAATTTAGTGAAATGTGGCGAAGATGTCGGTATTAATCGTGAATTGATAGAAAAATTATTGGACTCTGACCAGTTCGCTAACGAAGCTCGCCAAGACGAACAAGAAGCCCGCCAAATTGGCATTCAAGGCGTGCCCTTTCTTGTGATTGACGGCAAATTTGGCTTATCAGGCGCACAACCTGCAGACTATATGTTGCAAGCCCTAAACCAAGCGTGGAACGAGCAAGCCGAATCTGAGATCACCGCAGGAATAGCGTGCGGTATTGATGGGTGTAACTGATGGCAAACATTCTTATTCCACATTGCGAACCGCTTGTTGTGCCGTCTGCAAAAAATCCTGAAAATCCTACCGCTTGCGTAATTTTCCTACACGGCTTAACCACCAGCGGTTTGCAATTCCGCCCTGTTGCCGAGTATTTAGCGAAGTTGTTGCCGAATGTAAAATTCGTTTTGCCTTCTGCCCCTGTGTGGTTCGTCAAATGGGCGAACGCCCCCGTTTCGGGCTGGTACGATTTACTAGGCGATAATTTTCTCGTTGAAGAAGATGGAGAGGGCATTCAATGTGCGGTCAATTATGTACATAAATTGATCGATGAACAAATCGCTCAAGGCATTCCAAGCGAACGGATTTTTTTGAGCGGTTTCTCCCAAGGCTGTGCCATATCACTGCTAGCTGGCACAACCTACTCTAAACCACTAGGCGGCATTGTTGGCTTATCAGGCTATCTTCCGTTAGCTAACCAATGGCAAGACAGCGGATATTTTACGCCGATTTTATGGCTACACGGAAGCCAAGATCTGCTGATTACGCTCACGCAGATTGAGCAAGGCAAGCAGATGCTAGCGAAAAACCGTGATTTCACTTTCAAGATTTATCCTATTGAACATTTTGTGGCAATGCCCGAAGTGGAAGAAATGGGGAAATGGATTCAATCAAAACTTTAATTTGGAGAAACAATGACTTTAAATAAATTCATCAAAACCGCTATTACAACAGCAATGATGGCAACTTTTACTCAAGCAGTAATAGCTGAAACGGCGCATACTCACACATCTACTACACAAGCAAATGAACAAGTTGCAGGGTTTTACCGAATGCAATTAGGCGATTTATTAGTTACTGCGTTATATGACGGCCCTGTGAACGTGCCACATAAATGGATCCACGGCATTTCAGCAGATGAAATGCAAGCGGTATTCGACAAAATGTTTTTACCACGCACTGCAGACGGAATTCAAACAGCTGTTAATGCATTTTTAATCAAGCAGCCTTCAGGTTATACCCTCATTGATGCAGGAGCTGCAAAATGCTATGGCGATACGTTAGGTCATATTGTTGAAAACTTAAAAGCATCAGGTGTTCAACCTGAAGAAGTGAAAAACATTGTGGTTACGCACTTACATTCTGACCACGCCTGTGGTGTGGCAACCACCGATGGTAAAATGGCATTTCCAAATGCAACACTTTACGCGCCGAAAAAAGATGCAGATTTTTGGTTAAGCAAAGAAATTGCAGCCCAACAGCCGAAAGAAGTACAAATTTTCTTTGATTCGGCTCGCCAAGCGGTAACGCCTTATCAAGCAGCAGGACAATTTAAAACATTTAATGAAGGTGAAAACCCTATTGAGGGCATTGAAACTGTACAAGAATTCGGACATTCACCAGGTATGACAGGCTATTTAGTTGGTTCAGGCAAAGATCGATTGTTGGTATGGGGCGATATTATTCACAGCCATACGATTCAGTTAAAAAATCCTGATATTTCAATGGAAGTAGATAGTGATGAAAAAGCAGCGATTGCTACCCGTAAACGCATTTTAAAACTGGTGAGTGAAGGGAAACTTTGGGTAGGTGCAGCACATATTCCATTCCCAGGAATCGGACATATTGTGAAAGAAGAACAAGGGTATTCTTGGGTGCCAGTGCAATACTTACCTTTAGAAAATCAATAAGAT encodes the following:
- a CDS encoding ArsR/SmtB family transcription factor, whose translation is MELVEIFKVLANEHRLQMLRWIKSPEQHFRGAEFTADAIAADGGVCVQAITIKSGLAQSVVSGYLNSLKKAGLVEISRSGKWTYYRYNAEKIERFLTALRVAI
- a CDS encoding haloacid dehalogenase-like hydrolase, producing MKIAVYGVSRSGKDYLLERVVAHLTAQGISAVHIKGSATLNELSNQEYGIPLKQADEEKRTVLRNHFIDIVEKTSLTHDVVFVDGHYAFIDETGFNTVFTKADKYCYDHFFYLDTLTKKIVEFSRNDPRRPQDLTIQTDKIAAWKCFEIKGLGAACDELGKELIILDENTQNCIQFITHWITDFSRFDYPSIAKQLVNQFLETNKKKHSVAVLLDCDNTLSENDTTYDFCDFLNIEKSALKLIFAGDRYSSYQFFQVQNLYQQFNSEELEEAVKYAVPKIQISNKVWTFVKQQNTKAYICALTSGVQNIWQNKADELGDIDNVWGNVTDKTQTFFVTPLLKKHITLAFKARGVQVIAIGDSVIDIPMLKVAEQGYIVAHKKLNQAVSEYFLRNPNSQIKQIFATQWHYPIKQLFYKEN
- a CDS encoding MBL fold metallo-hydrolase, which produces MTLNKFIKTAITTAMMATFTQAVIAETAHTHTSTTQANEQVAGFYRMQLGDLLVTALYDGPVNVPHKWIHGISADEMQAVFDKMFLPRTADGIQTAVNAFLIKQPSGYTLIDAGAAKCYGDTLGHIVENLKASGVQPEEVKNIVVTHLHSDHACGVATTDGKMAFPNATLYAPKKDADFWLSKEIAAQQPKEVQIFFDSARQAVTPYQAAGQFKTFNEGENPIEGIETVQEFGHSPGMTGYLVGSGKDRLLVWGDIIHSHTIQLKNPDISMEVDSDEKAAIATRKRILKLVSEGKLWVGAAHIPFPGIGHIVKEEQGYSWVPVQYLPLENQ
- a CDS encoding uracil phosphoribosyltransferase, with the translated sequence MGIFILQEHLADNESHWIERCKSSSMETGYRLRQAHYALGVHMGSAIYTTNPNQSKFAVWILMRAGLPFGLGIADGLEEQGCDVAVYFIDKQIDNDTLASVNTRTIILADAVINSGKSIERICTILPEIVKQSMIVATTVMPSNAVSQFEHFNLMTVRVSSNQYQGAKVNTIQNGKGPDTGDRLFNTL
- a CDS encoding alpha/beta hydrolase, with protein sequence MANILIPHCEPLVVPSAKNPENPTACVIFLHGLTTSGLQFRPVAEYLAKLLPNVKFVLPSAPVWFVKWANAPVSGWYDLLGDNFLVEEDGEGIQCAVNYVHKLIDEQIAQGIPSERIFLSGFSQGCAISLLAGTTYSKPLGGIVGLSGYLPLANQWQDSGYFTPILWLHGSQDLLITLTQIEQGKQMLAKNRDFTFKIYPIEHFVAMPEVEEMGKWIQSKL
- a CDS encoding DsbA family oxidoreductase, producing MKIEIWSDYACPFCYIGKRHLEVALSQFAHAENVEIVHKAFELDPTASNEVTTTTQQRIKRKYGRTPANARAFIRHVEATAQKAGLEMKYETVQNTNTFDAHRLTKLAESLGKADVMNERLMYAYFTENLALAERKNLVKCGEDVGINRELIEKLLDSDQFANEARQDEQEARQIGIQGVPFLVIDGKFGLSGAQPADYMLQALNQAWNEQAESEITAGIACGIDGCN
- a CDS encoding GlxA family transcriptional regulator, with the protein product MKTVALILYPHFSLFHFAVPQMVFSATGLANEPLFDLKIVAEQPEISLSGGSVVQADSDLSLLETADIIIVPTWNDFDEKPTAALQTALQQANARGAMLVGLCLGTYALAYSGLLDGKRAATHWMGEADFHQRFPQVRLDLNALYVQQGNLMTSAGTAAGLDCCLAIVREIYGVKTANHLARLFVTPPHREGGQAQFIEQPVPRKTPDENINELLDDIRKNLQAVYFIDEIANRLSMSRSTFTRHFRKATGQSFAQWLIDSRLQKARDLLESTTLSIEQIAEQIGFQSAVSFRQHFKQRFHVSPNEWRRTFGG